The following coding sequences are from one Candidatus Nitrohelix vancouverensis window:
- a CDS encoding DUF58 domain-containing protein translates to MALNAFSKIRDFLLPPPLHEAPTTQTASSELLKRVRAIQIKTNHLVDDVMAGEYHTAFKGRGMEFSEVREYQPEDDVRLIDWNVSARMNQPYVKEFIEERELTVMLMVDASASGNFGSVQKRKNEIAAETASILAFAAIKNNDKIGLIVFTDRIERFIPPKKGKAHVWNIIRSILDFDPEGKGTDLNLPLEYLAKVQKKKAATFLISDFQTQGYEKALKMAKQKHDLTAIYIRDPREKEMPDVGWIQLEDAESGEIMLADTGNAETRRRYQETCEQSYQTRLKTFRAMGVGVIEIDTERPLTGPIIRYFKMREKRR, encoded by the coding sequence ATGGCTCTGAACGCATTTTCAAAAATCCGCGATTTTTTGCTCCCGCCGCCTCTCCACGAAGCGCCAACGACGCAAACAGCTTCCAGCGAATTGCTGAAAAGAGTACGCGCCATCCAGATCAAGACCAATCACCTGGTCGACGACGTGATGGCGGGCGAATACCACACCGCCTTCAAGGGACGCGGAATGGAATTCAGCGAGGTGCGCGAATATCAACCCGAAGACGACGTGCGCCTGATCGACTGGAATGTTTCCGCAAGAATGAATCAGCCTTATGTGAAGGAGTTCATTGAAGAACGGGAACTGACGGTCATGCTGATGGTGGACGCAAGCGCATCCGGCAATTTTGGCTCCGTTCAAAAACGTAAAAACGAAATCGCCGCTGAGACGGCTTCCATCCTCGCGTTTGCCGCAATCAAAAATAATGATAAGATCGGTTTGATCGTTTTCACGGACCGGATTGAACGTTTCATTCCGCCCAAAAAAGGCAAGGCGCATGTCTGGAACATCATACGCTCCATACTGGACTTTGACCCGGAAGGCAAAGGCACCGACCTGAATCTGCCGCTCGAATATCTGGCCAAGGTTCAAAAGAAAAAGGCCGCAACTTTTTTGATCTCTGATTTCCAAACGCAGGGTTACGAGAAAGCCCTCAAAATGGCGAAGCAAAAACACGATCTCACCGCCATCTATATCCGCGACCCCAGAGAAAAAGAAATGCCCGACGTGGGCTGGATTCAACTTGAAGACGCCGAGTCGGGTGAAATCATGCTGGCTGACACGGGAAACGCCGAAACGAGACGCCGCTATCAGGAAACCTGCGAACAGTCCTACCAGACTCGCTTGAAAACATTCCGGGCGATGGGAGTGGGAGTCATAGAAATCGACACCGAACGCCCGCTGACCGGGCCGATCATTCGCTACTTTAAAATGAGAGAAAAACGCCGCTGA
- a CDS encoding AAA domain-containing protein yields MPQSIEEISQIVKQTGEFVPRVMNELNRVIVGQDYLLERLLLSLLTEEHVLLEGVPGLAKTTSVKALANTVHATFSRIQFTPDLLPADILGTQIYQPQKGEFTIKKGPLFANIILADEINRSPAKVQSALLEAMQERQITIGGETFPLESPFMVIATQNPIEQEGTYPLPEAQIDRFMFKLKVGYPSREEEIKIMQLMSARKESPSLNAVIGPEDLLKARTVFEKIYIDPNLEDYIVSLVTATRDPSQCNLPDLQPLIQFGASPRASIFLHRAAKAHAFLQGRGYVVPHDVKSIGMDVLRHRIILSYEADAENVDADEILKKIFDTVEVP; encoded by the coding sequence ATGCCTCAAAGTATCGAAGAAATATCCCAGATCGTAAAACAAACCGGCGAATTTGTTCCCAGAGTAATGAACGAATTGAACCGGGTCATCGTCGGACAAGACTACCTGCTGGAGCGTTTGCTCCTTTCATTACTGACTGAAGAGCATGTCCTGCTTGAAGGCGTGCCGGGTCTGGCGAAGACCACCTCGGTCAAGGCGCTTGCCAACACGGTGCATGCAACTTTCAGCAGAATCCAGTTCACGCCCGACCTTCTACCCGCAGATATTCTGGGCACCCAGATTTATCAACCGCAAAAGGGCGAGTTCACGATCAAGAAGGGCCCCCTGTTCGCCAATATCATTCTGGCGGACGAAATCAATCGCAGTCCTGCAAAAGTGCAAAGCGCCTTGCTCGAAGCCATGCAGGAACGACAGATCACCATTGGCGGAGAAACCTTCCCGCTCGAAAGCCCCTTCATGGTCATCGCGACCCAGAATCCGATCGAACAGGAAGGCACCTACCCGCTTCCCGAAGCTCAGATCGACCGCTTCATGTTCAAATTGAAAGTCGGCTACCCCAGCCGAGAAGAAGAAATCAAAATCATGCAGCTCATGTCGGCGCGAAAAGAGTCGCCTTCTCTGAACGCCGTTATCGGGCCAGAAGATCTGCTCAAAGCCCGCACCGTGTTTGAAAAAATCTATATCGACCCGAATCTGGAAGACTATATCGTCAGTCTGGTGACGGCAACCCGCGACCCGTCGCAATGCAATCTGCCCGATCTCCAGCCTCTCATCCAGTTCGGCGCCTCGCCGCGCGCCTCGATTTTCCTGCACCGCGCCGCCAAAGCCCATGCCTTTTTGCAAGGCAGAGGCTATGTGGTGCCGCACGACGTTAAATCCATCGGCATGGACGTGCTTCGGCATCGCATCATACTGTCCTATGAGGCCGACGCGGAAAACGTCGACGCCGACGAAATTCTGAAGAAGATATTCGATACGGTTGAAGTTCCTTAA
- the trpE gene encoding anthranilate synthase component I — protein sequence MIVTTFEQFKEKTKQGNLVPVCKEIFADLNTPVSAYLKMGGGDYSFLLESVEGGEKWARYSFIGFDPALIVNTRGKKITFFTDEGEESRDISEKNPLKELKTILQKYKPVEDPDLPRFYGGAVGFMSYDIVRYFEDLPDNTLDDLNVPESEFMITNHLLIFDNMRQTIKIVANVFVDTDDLDGLYQRTLRKITDVEKALHGSYEIPRQGDGVGIEGTDKVESNFSEEGFKKAVLTAKDYIKEGDVIQVVLSQRLKFPLTADPFNVYRALRTVNPSPYMYYLKFGERQIVGSSPEILVRLEDTKVEVRPIAGTRKRGASVEEDLALEKDLLQDEKEIAEHIMLVDLGRNDIGRVAQIGTVDVNEKFLIERYSHVMHIVSNVRSVLKEGLDCYDVIEATFPAGTVSGAPKIRAMEIIDELEPTRRGVYAGAIGYIGFSGSMDTAIAIRTLLVENGVGYLGVGAGIVNDSVPENEYEETMNKGKALLKAVDLAEKGWIE from the coding sequence ATGATTGTAACGACCTTCGAACAGTTTAAAGAAAAAACGAAGCAGGGGAATCTGGTTCCCGTCTGCAAGGAAATCTTTGCGGACCTGAACACGCCGGTGTCGGCCTATTTGAAGATGGGCGGCGGCGACTATTCCTTCCTGCTGGAAAGCGTTGAAGGCGGCGAGAAGTGGGCGCGCTATTCTTTCATTGGCTTCGATCCGGCGCTGATCGTGAACACCCGTGGAAAGAAAATCACTTTTTTCACCGACGAGGGGGAGGAAAGCCGGGACATCTCGGAAAAGAATCCTCTGAAAGAGCTGAAAACGATTCTGCAAAAATACAAGCCGGTCGAAGACCCGGACTTGCCCCGTTTTTATGGCGGCGCCGTCGGTTTCATGAGTTACGACATCGTGCGTTATTTTGAAGACTTGCCGGACAACACGCTGGACGATCTGAACGTGCCGGAATCGGAATTCATGATCACCAATCATTTGCTGATCTTTGATAACATGCGTCAGACGATTAAAATCGTTGCGAATGTTTTTGTCGATACCGACGATCTTGATGGATTGTATCAGCGGACGCTGAGAAAAATAACGGATGTTGAAAAGGCTTTGCACGGCAGTTACGAAATCCCGCGCCAAGGCGACGGCGTGGGAATCGAGGGAACCGACAAGGTCGAATCAAATTTCAGCGAAGAGGGTTTCAAGAAGGCGGTTTTGACCGCCAAGGATTATATTAAGGAAGGCGACGTGATACAGGTGGTGCTGTCGCAACGGTTGAAGTTTCCTTTGACGGCGGACCCGTTCAACGTCTATCGCGCTTTGCGTACAGTCAACCCATCGCCCTACATGTATTATTTGAAATTCGGCGAGCGACAAATCGTCGGTTCGTCTCCAGAGATTCTTGTGCGGCTGGAGGATACCAAAGTAGAAGTGAGACCGATTGCGGGAACGCGCAAACGCGGCGCCAGCGTTGAGGAAGACCTGGCATTGGAAAAAGATTTATTGCAGGATGAAAAGGAGATTGCCGAGCATATCATGCTCGTGGATCTGGGACGCAACGACATTGGTCGCGTGGCGCAGATCGGCACGGTGGATGTCAATGAGAAGTTTTTGATCGAGCGTTATTCCCATGTCATGCACATCGTGTCCAACGTGCGCTCCGTATTGAAGGAGGGGCTGGACTGTTACGACGTGATCGAAGCGACCTTCCCGGCGGGAACGGTTTCCGGCGCGCCCAAAATCAGGGCGATGGAGATCATTGACGAGTTGGAGCCGACGCGGCGCGGCGTGTATGCAGGGGCGATCGGTTATATCGGATTTTCTGGCAGTATGGACACAGCCATCGCGATACGAACCCTGCTGGTTGAAAACGGCGTGGGCTATCTCGGTGTCGGCGCGGGAATCGTCAACGATTCGGTTCCTGAAAACGAATATGAAGAAACCATGAACAAGGGGAAAGCCTTATTGAAAGCGGTTGATCTGGCGGAGAAGGGGTGGATCGAATGA
- a CDS encoding aminodeoxychorismate/anthranilate synthase component II, whose protein sequence is MILMIDNYDSFTYNLVQYLGELGANVEVRRNDKIGLEEIESLAPKKLVISPGPCTPEKAGMSIDIIRRFSGKIPLLGVCLGHQSIGVAFGGEVIKAKRIMHGKVSKVRHVEKYIFKGLPNPLEATRYHSLALNRDNLPSCFEITAESEDGEIMGIRHKELDVEGVQFHPESILTVNGKELLKNFIDS, encoded by the coding sequence ATGATTCTGATGATTGATAATTATGATTCGTTCACCTACAACCTGGTTCAGTATCTTGGCGAGCTTGGCGCGAACGTGGAAGTGCGCCGCAATGATAAGATCGGACTGGAAGAAATTGAATCGCTGGCGCCAAAAAAACTGGTGATCTCTCCCGGGCCTTGCACGCCGGAAAAAGCGGGCATGTCGATCGATATCATCCGCAGGTTTTCGGGAAAGATTCCTCTGCTCGGCGTTTGTCTGGGGCACCAGTCGATTGGAGTCGCCTTTGGCGGTGAAGTCATCAAGGCCAAGCGAATCATGCACGGTAAAGTCTCGAAGGTGCGCCATGTGGAAAAATACATTTTTAAAGGACTGCCCAATCCGCTGGAGGCGACGCGGTACCATTCTCTGGCCTTGAACCGCGACAACCTGCCCTCGTGTTTTGAGATCACGGCGGAGAGCGAGGATGGCGAGATCATGGGCATACGTCATAAAGAACTGGATGTGGAAGGCGTGCAGTTTCACCCTGAATCGATTTTGACGGTGAACGGTAAAGAATTGTTGAAAAATTTTATTGATTCCTGA
- the trpD gene encoding anthranilate phosphoribosyltransferase: protein MTLIDALKKVIAGQDLTEDEMIAAMTQIMEGESTPAQLGAFLTALRMKGESVSEIVGAARVMREKAVKIAVDSVGAVDTCGTGGDGADTFNISTAAAFVAAGAGATVAKHGNRAVSSQSGSADVLRHLGVNIEASPSIVEKCLREARIGFLFAPLMHDAMKHAAPVRKELGIRTLFNILGPLTNPAGAHAQVVGIYDKARLKSMALALRDLGSKGAFVVHGEDGLDEMTMTGSTFVCELHKGKVKEYEFDPRRYGFHLCKSEDLKGGTAQENADLIREILEGGGGPCQDVVVLNAAAALLAAGLVDSWEMGVTMADGAIESGAALRKLEMLVEVSNSES from the coding sequence ATGACTCTGATAGATGCCTTGAAGAAAGTGATCGCCGGTCAGGACTTGACCGAGGATGAGATGATCGCCGCCATGACACAGATCATGGAAGGGGAATCGACTCCGGCGCAGTTGGGGGCTTTTCTGACGGCCTTGCGCATGAAGGGTGAGAGCGTTTCAGAAATCGTTGGCGCGGCTCGCGTGATGCGCGAGAAGGCGGTAAAAATCGCCGTCGATTCCGTTGGAGCGGTGGACACTTGCGGAACAGGCGGAGACGGCGCGGACACTTTCAACATCTCGACGGCGGCGGCGTTTGTAGCCGCAGGCGCTGGAGCGACGGTCGCCAAGCACGGCAATCGAGCCGTGTCCAGTCAGTCGGGAAGCGCCGACGTTCTCAGGCATCTTGGAGTGAATATCGAAGCCTCGCCTTCTATTGTAGAAAAATGTCTGCGCGAAGCGCGAATCGGTTTTCTCTTTGCGCCTTTGATGCATGACGCGATGAAGCATGCCGCTCCGGTTCGGAAAGAACTGGGCATTCGCACGCTCTTCAATATTCTTGGTCCCTTGACCAACCCGGCGGGCGCGCACGCTCAAGTTGTGGGCATTTATGACAAGGCGCGTTTGAAGTCAATGGCTCTGGCGCTCCGAGACCTTGGAAGCAAGGGCGCCTTCGTTGTTCATGGCGAAGACGGCCTGGACGAAATGACAATGACGGGTTCGACCTTCGTCTGTGAATTGCATAAGGGGAAGGTTAAGGAATATGAATTCGATCCGAGGCGATATGGTTTCCATTTATGCAAGAGCGAAGACCTTAAAGGGGGAACGGCTCAGGAGAACGCCGACTTGATTCGGGAGATTCTCGAAGGCGGCGGCGGTCCCTGTCAGGACGTTGTGGTACTGAATGCGGCGGCGGCTCTGCTTGCGGCGGGACTCGTGGATTCCTGGGAGATGGGCGTCACCATGGCGGATGGCGCTATAGAATCGGGCGCCGCGCTGAGGAAACTGGAGATGCTGGTTGAGGTGAGTAATTCCGAGTCATGA